Part of the Ziziphus jujuba cultivar Dongzao chromosome 8, ASM3175591v1 genome is shown below.
acaaacaaaaataaaaataaaaaaattatgttgatTAATTAacgttaataaataaaaagtattttgcTCTATCTTGtggatcaaatattttaatatctatataaagtaattatttttatttttggaggtgtgaatatatatacacatatatgtgattAACACCATTGAACATAGTATTAATATATAGTTCATTGGCCACATGAGAAGAACAGCTCCTCATTATCTTCCTTTTGTTATACATGGACGGTAGAACTTCGGTATCTTAGAAAGGTAATctcatctatatatattgaaaattgatGTGACAAAATGCTAATGGTTATCATTTTTGGATGAAGATGTTTTGTACTTCATCTTCTACGTGACCACTAATAACTCTCATTTCATCTCCCACTAATAAATCTAATTTCATCTtagaaacacttttttttttctttttttttcacttaagttattcttctttttttttttttttggttaatatttttaaataaaacatcattataTCAATGATAGACAAAGACAGTAGACACAGGACAGAATATCCAGACCGTCATTTGCCTCCGGTATATAAGATGATACCATTTTTATTAACCACACACCAGGACATGAACTCTCatcctttgtatatatatatatcttaaatatGGATATAGAACTCCATCGCTCAAACAAAACGAAGCCTAGACCATAGAGAAAGATTGAGCTAGAGAGACCCTGAAAGagccccaaaaaacaaaaacaaaaaaagtcatgGTGGATGCAACAAAGAGGAGTGTCAAAGTTCTAATGCTTCCGTGGCTGGCTCATGGTCATATATCTCCGTTCCTAGAGCTAGCCAAGAAGCTCACTCTCACTCACAGAAACTTTCACATCTATTTATGTTCTTCTCCTGTAAACCTTGATTCCATCAAGTCAAAACTTTTGTTTGATCCTAAGTTAATCAATTCTATAGAACTAGTAGAGCTTCATCTTCCTGAGCTTCCTGAGCTTCCTCCTCAAAACCACACAACCAAAGGCCTCCCACCACATCTCCTACCCACTCTCATGAAAGCCTTTGAATTGACAAAGTCTAACCTCTTCAATATCCTTGAAACACTAAAACCAGATTTCATCATCCATGATTTTCTTCCTTCATGGGTGCCTCATTTAGCttcttctctcaatattccAAATATTGCTTTCATTACAAGTGGAGCTTCAATAATCTGCTTTTCCTTTCACTTTCAAAAGAACACTATTGATGAGTTTCCATTTCCTGAAATCTGCCTAGATTCTTTGATACAAGAGTTTAATCGAATGCGCGAATCTTCTTTGATAAACAATACCGGTGGTGACCCTCACCAGTTCTATAACAGATCCTGTAAAATCATTCTGATAAAGTCTTTTAGGGAGCTCGAAGGGAAATATATGgattatctttcttcttcttttggcaAGAAGATTGTCCCCGTTGGTCCTCTCGTTCCGGACCCTGTTGACGACGACGAGGGCATAGACATCATCAAATGGCTtgacaagaaagaaaaatcatcaacaatTTTCGTGTCATTTGGAACTGAATGCTATTTGTCAAAGGAAGATTTGGAGGAGATGGCTCATGGACTAGAGCTTAGCAAGGTGAATTTTATATGGGTTGTTAGGTTTCCAGAAGGAGAGAAAGTGAAGCTTGAAGATGCTCTTCCAAAAGGGTATTTAGAAAGGGTAAGAGACAGAGGAATGATTGTTGAGAATTGGGCACCACAAGTTAAGATTTTGAACCAT
Proteins encoded:
- the LOC107413060 gene encoding UDP-glucosyltransferase 29-like codes for the protein MVDATKRSVKVLMLPWLAHGHISPFLELAKKLTLTHRNFHIYLCSSPVNLDSIKSKLLFDPKLINSIELVELHLPELPELPPQNHTTKGLPPHLLPTLMKAFELTKSNLFNILETLKPDFIIHDFLPSWVPHLASSLNIPNIAFITSGASIICFSFHFQKNTIDEFPFPEICLDSLIQEFNRMRESSLINNTGGDPHQFYNRSCKIILIKSFRELEGKYMDYLSSSFGKKIVPVGPLVPDPVDDDEGIDIIKWLDKKEKSSTIFVSFGTECYLSKEDLEEMAHGLELSKVNFIWVVRFPEGEKVKLEDALPKGYLERVRDRGMIVENWAPQVKILNHPSIGGFLSHCGWGSFMESIKFGVPIIAMPMQFDQPLNARLAEICGIGLEIKRSKNNGGIEREVVAKVIEEVVVEERGVNIRKKTREMSDHIRMKGEEEIDGVVEELLKLNL